The following coding sequences lie in one Populus trichocarpa isolate Nisqually-1 chromosome 14, P.trichocarpa_v4.1, whole genome shotgun sequence genomic window:
- the LOC18105081 gene encoding uncharacterized protein LOC18105081 isoform X2: protein MFPDIQICCAEVVAGSAAWLGRGLSCVCAQRRESDARPSFDLTPPQEECLQRLQSRIDVAYDSSVPEHQEALKALWNAAFPEEELHGLISEQWKEMGWQGKDPSTDFRGGGFISLENLLFFARNFPTSFQDLLQKREGDRSVWEYPFAVAGVNITFMLIQMLDLEAVKPRTLVGATFLKFLEEDDSAFDRLYCITFKLMDHEWLDMRASYMDFNAVMKSTRRQLERELLSEDITRLEELPSYTLLTR, encoded by the exons ATGTTTCCTGATATTCAAATTTGTTGTG CTGAGGTTGTGGCAGGATCAGCAGCCTGGCTTGGCCGTGGTCTTTCCTGTGTTTGTGCACAGAGAAGAGAGAGTGATGCTCGTCCATCATTTGATTTAACCCCTCCACAG GAGGAATGCTTGCAGAGGTTGCAAAGTCGTATAGATGTCGCCTATGATAGTTCAGTTCCTGAGCACCAG GAAGCTTTGAAAGCCTTATGGAATGCTGCCTTTCCTGAAGAAGAACTTCATGGCTTGATATCTGAGCAATGGAAGGAAATGGGTTGGCAAGGAAAGGATCCTTCAACAGACTTTAG gggTGGTGGTTTTATATCATTGGAGAATTTGTTGTTCTTTGCTAGGAATTTTCCG ACGTCCTTCCAGGATCTTCTTCAAAAGCGAGAAGGTGATCGATCAGTATGGGAATACCCATTTGCTGTAGCTGGTGTGAACATCACTTTTATGCTCATTCAGATGCTTGATCTTGAAGCAG TCAAACCACGCACGCTGGTGGGGGCAACTTTCTTGAAGTTTCTAGAAG AGGATGACTCAGCATTTGACCGTCTCTATTGCATAACGTTCAAGCTAATGGATCATGAATGGCTTGACATGCGCGCTTCATATATGGACTTCAAT GCGGTAATGAAATCCACACGCCGCCAACTAGAGAGAGAGCTCCTGTCTGAAGACATAACACGGCTAGAAGAATTGCCCTCTTACACCCTTCTTACACGATAG
- the LOC18105081 gene encoding uncharacterized protein LOC18105081 isoform X1: protein MDDRGGSFVAVRRISQGLERGNNTCHSSSAEVVAGSAAWLGRGLSCVCAQRRESDARPSFDLTPPQEECLQRLQSRIDVAYDSSVPEHQEALKALWNAAFPEEELHGLISEQWKEMGWQGKDPSTDFRGGGFISLENLLFFARNFPTSFQDLLQKREGDRSVWEYPFAVAGVNITFMLIQMLDLEAVKPRTLVGATFLKFLEEDDSAFDRLYCITFKLMDHEWLDMRASYMDFNAVMKSTRRQLERELLSEDITRLEELPSYTLLTR, encoded by the exons ATGGACGATAGAGGAGGATCATTTGTGGCTGTGAGGAGGATTTCTCAAGGTCTCGAGCGAGGAAATAATACTTGCCATTCAAGTTCTG CTGAGGTTGTGGCAGGATCAGCAGCCTGGCTTGGCCGTGGTCTTTCCTGTGTTTGTGCACAGAGAAGAGAGAGTGATGCTCGTCCATCATTTGATTTAACCCCTCCACAG GAGGAATGCTTGCAGAGGTTGCAAAGTCGTATAGATGTCGCCTATGATAGTTCAGTTCCTGAGCACCAG GAAGCTTTGAAAGCCTTATGGAATGCTGCCTTTCCTGAAGAAGAACTTCATGGCTTGATATCTGAGCAATGGAAGGAAATGGGTTGGCAAGGAAAGGATCCTTCAACAGACTTTAG gggTGGTGGTTTTATATCATTGGAGAATTTGTTGTTCTTTGCTAGGAATTTTCCG ACGTCCTTCCAGGATCTTCTTCAAAAGCGAGAAGGTGATCGATCAGTATGGGAATACCCATTTGCTGTAGCTGGTGTGAACATCACTTTTATGCTCATTCAGATGCTTGATCTTGAAGCAG TCAAACCACGCACGCTGGTGGGGGCAACTTTCTTGAAGTTTCTAGAAG AGGATGACTCAGCATTTGACCGTCTCTATTGCATAACGTTCAAGCTAATGGATCATGAATGGCTTGACATGCGCGCTTCATATATGGACTTCAAT GCGGTAATGAAATCCACACGCCGCCAACTAGAGAGAGAGCTCCTGTCTGAAGACATAACACGGCTAGAAGAATTGCCCTCTTACACCCTTCTTACACGATAG
- the LOC7492795 gene encoding nucleoside diphosphate kinase 1, with translation MEQTFIMIKPDGVQRGLVGEIISRFEKKGFTLKGLKLLTVEQSFAEKHYEDLATKPFFSGLVEYIISGPVVAMIWEGKGVVATGRKIIGATNPSASEPGTIRGDFAIHVGRNVIHGSDSVESATKEIGLWFPEGPTNWQSSLHQWIYE, from the exons ATGGAGCAAACCTTCATCATGATCAAGCCCGATGGTGTCCAGAGAGGACTC GTTGGTGAGATTATTTCAAGATTTGAGAAGAAGGGCTTCACTCTCAAAG GTTTGAAACTATTGACCGTTGAGCAGTCTTTTGCTGAGAAGCACTATGAGGACCTGGCCACAAAGCCATTCTTTTCTGGTCTTGTCGAGTATATTATTTCTGGCCCTGTTGTTGCTATGATCTGGGAGGGCAAAGGCGTAGTTGCCACTGGCCGGAAGATAATTGGAGCCACAAATCCTTCAGCTTCTGAACCTGGAACTATCCGCGGTGATTTTGCTATTCATGTTGGGAG GAATGTTATTCATGGAAGCGACTCAGTTGAGAGTGCAACTAAGGAAATTGGACTGTGGTTCCCAGAAGGCCCAACTAACTGGCAGAGCAGTCTTCACCAATGGATCTATGAGTAA
- the LOC18105081 gene encoding uncharacterized protein LOC18105081 isoform X4, with translation MFPDIQICCAEVVAGSAAWLGRGLSCVCAQRRESDARPSFDLTPPQEALKALWNAAFPEEELHGLISEQWKEMGWQGKDPSTDFRGGGFISLENLLFFARNFPTSFQDLLQKREGDRSVWEYPFAVAGVNITFMLIQMLDLEAVKPRTLVGATFLKFLEEDDSAFDRLYCITFKLMDHEWLDMRASYMDFNAVMKSTRRQLERELLSEDITRLEELPSYTLLTR, from the exons ATGTTTCCTGATATTCAAATTTGTTGTG CTGAGGTTGTGGCAGGATCAGCAGCCTGGCTTGGCCGTGGTCTTTCCTGTGTTTGTGCACAGAGAAGAGAGAGTGATGCTCGTCCATCATTTGATTTAACCCCTCCACAG GAAGCTTTGAAAGCCTTATGGAATGCTGCCTTTCCTGAAGAAGAACTTCATGGCTTGATATCTGAGCAATGGAAGGAAATGGGTTGGCAAGGAAAGGATCCTTCAACAGACTTTAG gggTGGTGGTTTTATATCATTGGAGAATTTGTTGTTCTTTGCTAGGAATTTTCCG ACGTCCTTCCAGGATCTTCTTCAAAAGCGAGAAGGTGATCGATCAGTATGGGAATACCCATTTGCTGTAGCTGGTGTGAACATCACTTTTATGCTCATTCAGATGCTTGATCTTGAAGCAG TCAAACCACGCACGCTGGTGGGGGCAACTTTCTTGAAGTTTCTAGAAG AGGATGACTCAGCATTTGACCGTCTCTATTGCATAACGTTCAAGCTAATGGATCATGAATGGCTTGACATGCGCGCTTCATATATGGACTTCAAT GCGGTAATGAAATCCACACGCCGCCAACTAGAGAGAGAGCTCCTGTCTGAAGACATAACACGGCTAGAAGAATTGCCCTCTTACACCCTTCTTACACGATAG
- the LOC18105082 gene encoding probable WRKY transcription factor 12: MHQISQQEEEEEAQEGQRSFLIRMDHGERDVPNYELHVSFSTPQAIHEMGFVQFEENQVLSFLAPSQSSQISQPLNANTTTTNNTHMGFSHNDQQVGALDPKASSDENCTGNANNDGNNSWWRSSSADKNKLKVRRKLREPRFCFQTRSEVDVLDDGYKWRKYGQKVVKNSLHPRSYYRCTHNNCRVKKRVERLSEDCRMVITTYEGRHNHSPCDDSNSSEHECFSSF; this comes from the exons ATGCACCAAATAAgccaacaagaagaagaagaagaagcacaaGAAGGACAGAGAAGCTTTTTGATCAGAATGGATCATGGAGAAAGAGATGTTCCAAATTACGAGCTACATGTCTCTTTCTCAACACCACAAGCAATCCATGAGATGGGTTTTGTTCAATTTGAAGAAAACCAGGTCTTGAGCTTCCTGGCCCCTTCACAATCTTCTCAGATATCTCAGCCTCTAAATGCTAATACTACCACAACCAACAATACTCACATGGGGTTTAGTCATAATGACCAGCAG GTGGGAGCATTGGATCCAAAGGCTTCTAGTGATGAGAACTGCACTGGTAATGCTAACAACGATGGCAACAATTCATG GTGGAGGAGCTCATCCGCAGACAAGAACAAGTTGAAAGTGAGGAGAAAGCTTAGAGAAccaagattttgttttcaaacaaGGAGTGAAGTGGATGTTCTTGATGATGGTTATAAATGGAGGAAATATGGCcagaaagttgtcaaaaacagCCTTCATCCAag AAGCTACTATCGTTGTACTCACAACAACTGTCGAGTCAAGAAGAGGGTTGAAAGATTATCAGAGGATTGTCGAATGGTGATAACAACTTATGAAGGTAGACACAATCACTCTCCATGTGATGATTCCAATTCATCAGAACATGAATGTTTTTCCTCTTTCTAA
- the LOC18105083 gene encoding SNF2 domain-containing protein CLASSY 3 yields the protein MMDYTLPISKRTRLREAEVYKKLHDEIRKGRNQGKESNAAATGSTNGLNGAQEESVGGLSYKGSKSPVVLDDSEDDAFLDDCEKGGLEEGLDVVSLDDSDDDDQSEGVESKSFDVGGKKSGGTDVGGSCSGVKSDGEESGRSKVPLPRWQRIVNESYNGDVFAHERNEGGVCFLSSGIGNGSGGVGLKGRESNGVAGRTELRSGFCEKKKDGNVVVVVDDDDDDACIILEKDAEELQSSSSGEEETFKDDSDDDDYRVELPESFMVEEEEKEEDGDREQGEMELKRNKVYGIEVLCDSDIGKFENNDVDMDDSLCVAKRTRSHYNLESAKKRMKLETVSRPLCVDEEKLDDNGDNDEDDTEAYEAVDVAQKVRSKKGKTKPTGGNGGDVDDGDETCDHKSQRRTIESREGSRDEHGHGVCRRKPSKRRRKEYEVVKILANSLFLDLEDVPFKEEREPLEEPVLPLKFTFGIEESSPPVKSEEEKQLEELWADMALALCLKDTTDDAALDENEDDAHEVEPDTVTLCHQGNHELYLDEEIGLLCKYCSFVDLEIKYYVPPFDRYPRGKSARRDFVTMQHNIFNDLHHQDSGHDTHPDYDPCTLVQGTVWNLIPGIGKGMHGHQREGFEFLWKNIAGGIYLDKLKENANLNGGTGCIISHAPGTGKTRLTIVFLQTYMQLYPTSRPVIVAPCSMLLTWEAEFLKWGVDIPFHIMNKKNLSGKENRTAMDLFRELKPAERGLNAIRMVKLYSWKKERSILGISYRLFEELVGEEKSKTKVSDKTEDDQVRKVLLELPGLLVLDEGHTPRNDRSRIWKALSKVQTQKRIILSGTPFQNNFDELYNTLCLVKPKFADEISSKHHRAFPKRRRCKRNTDARRNWASLTTAIGKVTDDKLEAQRVEELRKMIWQFVHVHKGGVLRERLPGLRDSVVILQPVHLQKTLLENVKQINGLDHFEMEYLLSVLSVHPSLLPEKSVGTLEFKFVDRMELEMLRSKPEAGVKTKFLMELIRLCQARNEKVLVFSQYLEPLNLVIKQLESNFSWIQGEDILYMHGKLKIDERQILIKHFNNANSNAKVLLASTRACSEGINLVGASRVVLLDVLWNPSVERQAISRAYRLGQEKVVYIYHLITSGTMEEEKYFCQVEKERLSNLVFDCTNRSSNHQKGVFDIAEDKKDKILEEMVQHDKLKLMFKRIVYQPKDTNIVKSFDLDL from the exons ATGATGGACTATACATTGCCTATATCTAAAAGGACCAGGCTTAGAGAAGCTGAAGTGTATAAGAAATTGCATGATGAGATTAGGAAAGGGAGAAACCAAGGGAAGGAAAGCAATGCTGCCGCTACCGGGTCAACGAATGGACTTAATGGTGCTCAAGAGGAAAGCGTTGGCGGGTTGTCTTACAAGGGAAGTAAGAGTCCAGTTGTCTTGGATGATAGTGAAGACGATGCCTTTTTGGATGACTGTGAAAAGGGGGGGCTTGAGGAAGGGTTGGATGTTGTTTCCCTTGAcgatagtgatgatgatgatcagaGTGAGGGAGTAGAGAGTAAGAGTTTTGACGTTGGTGGTAAGAAGAGTGGGGGAACAGATGTGGGTGGAAGTTGTAGTGGCGTGAAATCTGATGGAGAGGAGAGTGGGAGATCAAAGGTTCCTCTTCCTCGTTGGCAGAGAATTGTGAACGAGAGTTATAATGGTGATGTTTTTGCGCATGAGAGGAATGAGGGTGGCGTGTGTTTTTTGTCGAGTGGAATTGGGAATGGAAGTGGTGGGGTCGGTTTGAAGGGGAGGGAGAGTAATGGGGTAGCCGGAAGGACTGAGTTGCGGTCCGGGTTTTgtgaaaagaagaaggatggtaatgttgttgttgttgttgatgatgatgatgatgatgcttgTATTATTTTGGAAAAGGATGCAGAGGAATTGCAGAGTTCTTCTAGTGGAGAAGAGGAAACCTTTAAAGATGATtcagatgatgatgattatagaGTGGAGTTACCGGAGAGTTTTATGGTTGAggaggaagagaaagaagaggatgGTGATAGGGAGCAAGGTGAGATGGAATTGAAGAGGAACAAAGTTTATGGAATTGAAGTGTTATGCGACTCTGATATTGGTAAATTTGAGAATAATGATGTCGACATGGATGATTCTCTTTGTGTGGCAAAACGTACCCGATCACACTATAATTTGGAATCGGCTAAGAAGAGAATGAAGCTTGAAACAGTTAGCCGACCACTTTGTGTTGATGAGGAGAAGTTGGATGATAATGGTGACAATGATGAAGATGATACTGAAGCCTATGAAGCAGTTGATGTTGCTCAGAAAGTTCGGTCtaagaaaggaaaaactaaaCCAACAGGAGGGAATGGTGGTGACgttgatgatggtgatgagaCTTGTGATCATAAGTCTCAGAGAAGGACAATTGAGTCTAGAGAAGGCAGTAGAGATGAGCATGGGCATGGTGTATGTAGAAGGAAGCCTAGTAAAAGAAGGCGAAAAGAATATGAAGTTGTCAAAATTCTTGCAAATTCCCTTTTTCTGGACCTGGAAGATGTGCCTTTCAAAGAAGAAAGGGAACCACTCGAGGAGCCAGTTCTTCCTCTGAAGTTCACATTTGGAATTGAAGAGTCAAGTCCTCCAGTTAAATCAGAAGAGGAGAAACAATTGGAGGAACTTTGGGCTGACATGGCCTTAGCTCTTTGCTTAAAGGACACCACTGATGATGCAGCG CTGGATGAAAATGAAGATGACGCCCATGAGGTTGAACCTGATACAGTCACCCTTTGTCATCAGGGGAATCACGAGCTTTATCTTGATGAAGAAATTGGACTTCTATGCAAATATTGCTCTTTTGTGGATTTGGAAATCAAATACTATGTGCCCCCTTTT GATAGATATCCTAGGGGGAAATCAGCTAGGAGAGACTTTGTGACAATGCAACACAATATCTTCAATGATCTCCATCACCAAGATTCTGGTCATGACACACATCCTGATTATGATCCTTGCACTCTTGTGCAAGGCACAGTGTGGAACTTAATTCCTGGTATTGGAAAGGGTATGCATGGACATCAGCGTGAAGGCTTTGAGTTTCTGTGGAAAAACATAGCTGGAGGTATTTATCTTGACAAGCTGAAAGAGAATGCTAACTTAAATGGTGGGACAGGATGCATTATATCCCATGCTCCTGGGACTGGGAAAACCCGCCTAACCATAGTGTTTCTCCAGACATATATGCAATTATATCCAACAAGCAGGCCTGTAATAGTTGCTCCTTGTAGCATGCTCCTTACATGGGAAGCAGAGTTTTTGAAGTGGGGGGTTGACATTCCCTTTCACATtatgaacaagaaaaatcttTCTGGAAAAGAAAATAGGACAGCTATGGATCTTTTCAGGGAACTTAAACCTGCAGAGCGTGGTTTAAATGCCATCCGTATGGTGAAATTATATTCTTGGAAAAAGGAGAGGAGTATCCTGGGGATCAGTTACAGACTTTTTGAAGAACTTGTTGGTGAAGAAAAGAGTAAAACCAAAGTATCAGATAAGACTGAAGATGACCAGGTAAGGAAAGTCCTTCTTGAACTTCCTGGTCTTTTAGTCCTTGATGAAGGACATACACCTCGAAATGACAGGAGTCGTATCTGGAAAGCTTTGTCGAAGGTCCAAACACAAAAACGGATTATACTCTCAGGAACACCCTTCCAAAATAACTTTGATGAGCTTTATAACACACTGTGCTTGGTAAAGCCTAAATTTGCAGATGAGATCTCGTCCAAACACCATAGAGCTTTTCCTAAAAGGCGTCGTTGCAAGAGAAATACTGATGCGAGAAGGAATTGGGCCTCCTTGACAACTGCGATTGGCAAAGTCACTGATGATAAACTGGAAGCTCAGAGGGTAGAAGAGCTTAGAAAGATGATTTGGCAATTTGTGCATGTACACAAGGGTGGTGTGCTACGAGAAAGACTCCCTGGATTGAGGGACTCTGTGGTTATCTTACAGCCAGTCCATTTGCAGAAGACCCTTCTTGAAAATGTCAAGCAAATTAATGGCCTGGATCATTTTGAGATGGAATATTTGTTGTCTGTGCTTTCTGTACACCCTTCTCTGTTGCCAGAGAAATCAGTTGGAACCCTAGAGTTTAAGTTTGTTGATCGGATGGAGTTAGAAATGCTTAGATCAAAACCTGAGGCTGGagtcaaaacaaaatttcttatgGAACTCATTCGGCTTTGCCAGGCGAGGAATGAGAAAGTTCTGGTGTTCAGTCAATATCTTGAGCCACTGAACTTGGTAATCAAGCAGCTGGagtcaaatttcagttggatcCAAGGagaagatatattatatatgcaTGGAAAGCTTAAAATAGATGAACGTCAAATATTGATTAAGCATTTTAACAATGCAAATAGTAACGCAAAAGTGTTGCTCGCATCAACTAGAGCTTGTTCTGAAGGGATAAATCTTGTTGGTGCTTCAAGAGTGGTTTTGCTTGATGTTTTGTGGAACCCATCGGTGGAAAGGCAAGCCATCAGCCGCGCCTACAGGCTAGGGCAAGAGAAAGTTGTCTATATTTATCATCTCATTACTTCAGGAACAATGGAAGAGGAGAAGTATTTTTGTCAAGTTGAGAAGGAGCGATTGTCAAACCTAGTGTTTGATTGCACAAACAGAAGTAGCAATCATCAAAAGGGCGTGTTTGATATCGCTGAAGACAAAAAGGACAAAATTCTGGAAGAAATGGTTCAGCATGACAAACTTAAACTCATGTTTAAAAGAATCGTATACCAACCAAAAGATACTAATATAGTCAAATCTTTCGACTTGGATTTGTAA
- the LOC18105081 gene encoding uncharacterized protein LOC18105081 isoform X3, whose protein sequence is MDDRGGSFVAVRRISQGLERGNNTCHSSSAEVVAGSAAWLGRGLSCVCAQRRESDARPSFDLTPPQEALKALWNAAFPEEELHGLISEQWKEMGWQGKDPSTDFRGGGFISLENLLFFARNFPTSFQDLLQKREGDRSVWEYPFAVAGVNITFMLIQMLDLEAVKPRTLVGATFLKFLEEDDSAFDRLYCITFKLMDHEWLDMRASYMDFNAVMKSTRRQLERELLSEDITRLEELPSYTLLTR, encoded by the exons ATGGACGATAGAGGAGGATCATTTGTGGCTGTGAGGAGGATTTCTCAAGGTCTCGAGCGAGGAAATAATACTTGCCATTCAAGTTCTG CTGAGGTTGTGGCAGGATCAGCAGCCTGGCTTGGCCGTGGTCTTTCCTGTGTTTGTGCACAGAGAAGAGAGAGTGATGCTCGTCCATCATTTGATTTAACCCCTCCACAG GAAGCTTTGAAAGCCTTATGGAATGCTGCCTTTCCTGAAGAAGAACTTCATGGCTTGATATCTGAGCAATGGAAGGAAATGGGTTGGCAAGGAAAGGATCCTTCAACAGACTTTAG gggTGGTGGTTTTATATCATTGGAGAATTTGTTGTTCTTTGCTAGGAATTTTCCG ACGTCCTTCCAGGATCTTCTTCAAAAGCGAGAAGGTGATCGATCAGTATGGGAATACCCATTTGCTGTAGCTGGTGTGAACATCACTTTTATGCTCATTCAGATGCTTGATCTTGAAGCAG TCAAACCACGCACGCTGGTGGGGGCAACTTTCTTGAAGTTTCTAGAAG AGGATGACTCAGCATTTGACCGTCTCTATTGCATAACGTTCAAGCTAATGGATCATGAATGGCTTGACATGCGCGCTTCATATATGGACTTCAAT GCGGTAATGAAATCCACACGCCGCCAACTAGAGAGAGAGCTCCTGTCTGAAGACATAACACGGCTAGAAGAATTGCCCTCTTACACCCTTCTTACACGATAG